A stretch of Ranitomeya variabilis isolate aRanVar5 chromosome 3, aRanVar5.hap1, whole genome shotgun sequence DNA encodes these proteins:
- the TMEM97 gene encoding sigma intracellular receptor 2, with amino-acid sequence MASVTRLLELLFFFYFFSHIPITLLVDLQPILPPGWYPQQLLDVMKWYTVTFKDHLMMNPPPWFKSFVYCEAILQLPFFPVAAYAFLKGGCRWIRIPAIVYSSHVATTVLPILAHLLYGDFPKTSQVDSPSQQERLTLVSIYSPYLVIPLLILLTMLFSPRYSKEEKRKRK; translated from the exons ATGGCCTCCGTCACCCGCCTGCTGGAGCTGCTGTTCTTCTTCTACTTCTTCTCCCACATCCCCATCACCCTGTTAGTGGACCTGCAGCCCATCCTGCCCCCCGGCTGGTACCCGCAGCAG CTGCTTGATGTGATGAAATGGTACACTGTCACCTTTAAAGACCACCTGATGATGAACCCCCCTCCATGGTTTAAGAGCTTTGTATATTGTGAAGCCATCTTGCAGCTTCCATTCTTCCCTGTGGCTGCATATGCTTTCTTGAAAG GGGGATGTCGCTGGATCCGAATTCCTGCCATTGTCTACTCATCCCATGTAGCTACTACAGTTTTGCCCATTCTTGCACATCTTCTTTATGGTGACTTCCCAAAAACTAGCCAAGTAGATTCTCCAAGCCAGCAGGAACGTCTAACCCTGGTATCCATTTACTCCCCATACCTGGTGATCCCGCTGCTCATCCTGCTCACCATGTTGTTCAGTCCTCGATACTCTAAAGAAGAAAAGCGGAAGAGAAAGTAA